One Maribacter dokdonensis DSW-8 genomic region harbors:
- a CDS encoding M61 family metallopeptidase has product MKKSLLIISSALLLYACGAGKQLAAIEKSPVLTSIDLVNVVEDRVQVIVDPGAFASSTVIFRIPKTVPGTYSSDNYGQYLQDFEALDYKGKPLQFVKLDENSWSISNGTQLDKVRYWVNDTYDTENEVVDAVFSPAGTNIEKDSNFMLNLHGFVGYFDGFKEVPYAIHIKKPADLIATTTLSDQIDRKPDPLWDAFLANRYFEVIDNPIMYAKPNTESFEINGITVTLSLFSPNNVYKASDLKNRMLKMMEAQKKFLGDVDSTKEYNILLYLSDVNKPDAHGFGALEHHTSTVVVLPEAMDIGRLEQAMVDVVSHEFFHIVTPLSVHSKEIQYFDFNDPKMSQHLWMYEGTTEYFANLFQVQQGLISEEDFYERMLGKITNSEFYDDSMSFTEMSKNILEQPYEPNYANVYEKGALINMCLDIILSEKSSGEKSMLWLMKELSKKYGTDVPFEDEVLFGEIVQMTYPEVDTFFKEHVIGDTPIDYDVYFSKVGLATKDVEEPTGYFFDGQVPYMDVDVQNDSVVFIRENIELNSFFDDLKLQGGDIFKVINGQEINLESLRPIIGESFSWTPETVVSMTVERDGELVSVEGKVGQPVKKVKKIVPLENVDQKNIDLRKAWLKD; this is encoded by the coding sequence ATGAAAAAATCCTTATTAATTATTTCAAGTGCTCTTCTATTATATGCTTGTGGAGCCGGTAAGCAATTGGCAGCTATTGAGAAAAGCCCTGTTCTTACTTCAATAGATTTGGTCAATGTGGTAGAAGATAGGGTGCAGGTGATTGTAGATCCTGGTGCTTTTGCTTCTTCAACGGTTATTTTTAGAATTCCTAAAACGGTGCCAGGAACATATAGTAGCGATAACTACGGGCAGTATTTGCAGGATTTTGAAGCTTTGGATTATAAAGGTAAACCATTGCAATTTGTTAAGCTTGATGAAAATTCTTGGAGTATTTCTAATGGAACACAGCTTGATAAAGTACGTTACTGGGTAAATGATACCTATGATACGGAAAATGAAGTGGTTGATGCAGTATTTTCCCCGGCAGGTACAAATATTGAGAAAGACAGTAATTTTATGCTGAACCTACATGGTTTTGTAGGCTATTTTGATGGGTTTAAAGAGGTTCCTTATGCTATTCATATTAAAAAGCCGGCGGACTTAATTGCAACAACAACCCTTTCTGATCAAATTGACCGTAAGCCTGATCCACTTTGGGACGCGTTTCTTGCCAATAGGTATTTTGAAGTTATTGACAACCCTATAATGTACGCTAAACCTAATACTGAAAGTTTTGAAATTAATGGTATAACGGTAACATTGAGCTTGTTTTCACCAAATAACGTGTACAAGGCTTCTGATTTAAAGAATAGAATGTTAAAAATGATGGAGGCTCAGAAGAAGTTTCTTGGTGATGTAGATAGTACTAAAGAGTATAATATTCTTTTGTATTTGTCTGATGTAAATAAGCCCGATGCTCATGGTTTTGGAGCTTTGGAGCATCATACTTCTACCGTGGTAGTTTTACCTGAAGCTATGGATATTGGTCGTTTGGAGCAAGCTATGGTAGATGTGGTTTCGCACGAATTCTTTCATATTGTAACACCATTGTCCGTTCATTCTAAAGAAATACAATATTTTGATTTTAACGACCCAAAAATGTCACAACATTTATGGATGTACGAAGGTACTACGGAGTATTTTGCCAATTTATTTCAGGTACAGCAAGGTTTAATTTCTGAAGAGGATTTTTATGAGCGCATGTTGGGTAAAATTACCAACTCTGAATTTTATGATGATAGCATGTCTTTCACTGAAATGAGCAAGAATATTTTAGAGCAACCTTATGAGCCCAATTACGCTAACGTATATGAGAAAGGTGCTTTAATAAATATGTGTTTAGATATTATATTAAGTGAAAAGAGCAGCGGCGAAAAGAGTATGCTTTGGTTGATGAAAGAGCTGTCTAAAAAGTATGGTACGGATGTGCCTTTTGAAGATGAAGTTTTATTCGGAGAGATTGTTCAGATGACCTATCCGGAGGTGGATACTTTTTTTAAGGAACATGTTATTGGAGATACACCTATAGATTATGATGTTTATTTTTCAAAGGTAGGTTTAGCTACAAAAGATGTTGAAGAGCCTACAGGTTACTTTTTTGATGGGCAAGTGCCTTATATGGATGTTGATGTGCAAAATGATAGTGTTGTTTTTATACGTGAGAATATAGAGTTGAATTCTTTCTTTGATGATTTAAAACTACAGGGAGGTGATATTTTTAAGGTGATAAACGGACAGGAGATTAATCTTGAGTCGCTTAGACCAATTATTGGGGAAAGTTTTAGTTGGACGCCAGAAACGGTAGTAAGTATGACTGTAGAAAGAGATGGTGAATTGGTTTCAGTTGAAGGTAAGGTAGGTCAACCGGTTAAAAAGGTAAAGAAGATTGTTCCTTTAGAAAATGTAGACCAGAAAAATATAGACTTACGTAAGGCTTGGTTAAAAGACTAA